In Lewinella sp. 4G2, the sequence TTTGTAAGTCCATGGTGTTTTTCTTTTGCTTACGAAGGTATTAAAGTTGGCAACAAAAGACTTACGGTTTGGGAATTTAGCTTCGGAGGTGATTTTTTGGTGCTTTAGCTTCGGTGCTACTTCGTAGCGGTGCTCTTTTTCGCAAAGAAGAATAAGGCGGAAGAGAGGATTAAGAGGAGAAGAATAGTGGCCTGCCCTTGCCCGTGTTTGTGTGTTTCACACGCTGAGCCCGCCACAAGCAGTATAAATCTCTGTGTGTCTAAAGCAACATTTTAACTACTTTTTGTTTTACCTTTGCCAGGCTCATTCAAACAAAACCCGTGTACTACAAGCCGAAGCAGGCCCCGAAAGTCGTTTATACCCGCGAGCAAGCCCTGGAGGCGTTGCAGCACTACTGCGCGTATCAGGATCGCTGCCACCAGGAGGCCCGGCAAAAGCTTCGCGAACTCCGCTGTTTCGGCCACGAAGCCGAGGAGGTGATCTGTGACCTGATCGCAGAAAAGTACCTCGACGACGAACGCTTCGCCCGCTCTTTCGCCCGCGGCAAATTCAAGATCAAACGCTGGGGCCGCATGAAAATCACCCGCGAGCTCAAGCAACGCGACATCTCCGCCTACTGCATTAAAAAAGGACTCTCGGAGATCGAAGAAGAAGACTACCTCAAAACCCTCGAAGACGAACTACTACGCCGCGACCGCGCCGAAAAACCCGGCCTCCACCCCTACCTCAAACGCCGGAAATTGGCGGATTATATGTTCCAGCGGGGGTATGAGAGTTACTTGACTTGGGAGTGTATTAATCGGTTGGAGCTTTAGTAGCGTAGTCGGGTAGTCGGGTAGTGCACTACGCTACTACCCGACTACCCGACTACGATACTAAAGACTGCAGACTACAGACTAAAAAACTCCACCTCTCTAACTCCCCCACTCTTCAAATACCCCCGGTACATCCCCGGCGTATTAAAGGGCATGGCCACGTTACCGTTCTTATCCAGCGCGATCAGGCCACCGGTGCCCCCTTTTTCTACCAGCGTTTTGTGGATCACTGCGTTGGCGGCTTCTTCGACCGTCGCGCCGCCGTAGGCCATGCGCGCGTGTACGTCGTAGGCCACGGCGTAGCGGATGAAGTACTCGCCCCAGCCGGTGCAACTCACGCCGCAGGTGGCGTTGTCCGCGTAAGTGCCGGCGCCGATGATGGGGCTGTCGCCGAGTCGGTTGAAGCGTTTGTTGGTCATTCCTCCGGTGGAGGTGCCGGCGGCAAGATTCCCAGATTTATCGAGGGCGACGCAGCCGACGGTGCCGTGTTTCTTGTCCACGTCGATTGGCTTGTCTTCGTTTTC encodes:
- a CDS encoding regulatory protein RecX codes for the protein MYYKPKQAPKVVYTREQALEALQHYCAYQDRCHQEARQKLRELRCFGHEAEEVICDLIAEKYLDDERFARSFARGKFKIKRWGRMKITRELKQRDISAYCIKKGLSEIEEEDYLKTLEDELLRRDRAEKPGLHPYLKRRKLADYMFQRGYESYLTWECINRLEL